The sequence atatatacacaaagagagacaagagagggagagagagagagagagagagagagagagagagagagagagagaggagagggagagagagagagagagagagagaagagagggagagagagagagagagagagagagagagagagagagagagagagagagagagaggacatatgtatgtatgtgtgtgtgtgtgtgtaaaactgttTGTTCATCAGGTAGCTTTGCAGCAAAATAGAATACATTGGACTATGCATTCCATTTATACTGATTTGTTTTTGGTAAGTAACGCGATTATGTTTAATTTCTAAATGCACAATCTTTCCACTGGAATTCCAATCGCCACGCTGACCAGCACATCTaccatttatttttgctttctatTTTTGCAGAAATCTTCATTTGTTGTTTAATGCTTTCACGTGCATGCCTGTTGATTGGGCCTTATTCtgaatattctttaaaaaatctgAATAGTGGATCCCATTAGTTATCACGAAATCTAAGGTTAGACATTTTTAATCTCTGTTATTTACGAAATATGAAGAAGTGTCCAAAACAGGGACGGGTAAAAGCCCATTATCCCAGTCGCAGTTGTGCAATGAACCGCTAGAAAGGATGTGGGTCGAATGGCCTTTGTGAGGTGAATACCTTATGCTCATTTCCATCTGTAGGATCAAGCTGGGAAGAGCCTTAGCCATGGATGCCTCCAACGCTGATGaattttagtttgattttttctCGGAGAAATTTGCGCTTCTATTGAAACAACTTTGTGCTGAAAATGATCTTCCAATTTGAAGACGAACCGCAAATTAAATGCAAAAATGTAAGGTTGAGAAGAGAGTTCATCTTCGGTAAATATGTGCGTTTTATTTGTTAACTGAAGATAACAAATAAAACGCACATATCAAGGTTGGGATAACCTTTCTAGAGTGGCCATGGGTATGTGAGATGACTTTTATATGCAATGATACAGGAATTCCAGCTTTATAGGTATCACAGTGTATTGTAGCTTACGATACCATTCGAAATACAAAGAGAAACGTTCTCGATCCTacagagacagggggagacaCGGGCAGACACGGACAGAAAACTGACAGATGCTTCAAGTATTTGTTCGTGTTTGAAAGTCCACGAGTGTTCTCTGCGAAAATAAGGTCCCCCTCTAGAGGTCACAGGTCAGTCAGTTCAGCGGTTATGCAACAACGACATTCTTCTCGATTATATCAGAAATGGAACAAAATCAGGAGGGGACAATGGCTGGTAAAGTCGGCGGTTGTTTTATTCAGTTTGTGTTCTGAAGaaacaattgaaaaaaataatgaaaaaaggaaagaaggagagcaagagggaggagagaaagtaaggagaggaagtacaaggaagagagaatgaaaatggggattgaaagggaggataggagagaaattgggagatgggaaggaaggcaaatgagacgggaaggaagaaaggatggaatgaaagagaggggaaaagaaaagaaaaatggtgtACGGttttaggaataggaataggagagaggagggaaagagcaaCGAAGatacgaagggaggagagggcgtaggaaggaagagtagggaggggaataaaggagagatgaATGGGAAAAAGGTAGTTAGGTAgttatgaggagagggaaaaagagcgaagagagcagagaaggaaaataagggatgAAGAtggttaagaagagagagaaagcgaagggaaatgaagaggaacctcaagagaagagaaaaggggaagaggggatatagaaagacagaatttgaaatgaaagaaagagaactggATAGCATAaaatataggagagagaaaagacgagaaaattatcggggaagggaggcgggagagaatCTTTCCTTTGTTCGTTTTGTTTCCAGTTCaacaattctcctcctcctcttattattatttctattattattatcatcattcatattgttattattatttcattattattctcatcgttaatattgttattatcatcgttaatattgttattatcatagttaatattgttattattattatcattattttattattattatcattatcattattattgccattattattttcatcattattgttattattattattattattattattatcaatattattataatcattattgttgttgtttttaacagtatcattatcagtactcctgctgtttgttaatattattatcataatcatttgctatcattattatcatcgttgttataactattgttgttgttgatgttatcattatgtgtgtgtgcacatatgtacgtatgtataatttggtattatgttaataatgatcattatcatccatcattataatcagcattgttgtcatcattacaactattgctatcattattagtattatcagtatcattattcttaccttcatcattaatgtcattatcatttgtataatcttttttattatcaataacctttttattattattaacattatttttgttagcatagtttttatcaccattactattattatcattatcattaccaatatcattatcattatcattgctgtcaatattatcattcattatattatggtcattattattcaatataatttttaattattatcatggttaataTTATGGTCATTACTGTTtaatttcaatcattatcattgtacagGAAGTTACATTGGGAATTCGCTCTTCTTTATCATATCTGAATTTTGAATTTTGTACACCGGGGGCTTCTGCTCTTTCAACGGCattcttattctctatctttattccttattcattTCCGTCTGAATTAACATCATCAAATAATATTTCTTCGGAGCCGCCACGGAGACCTCGACCGTAAACAAAGATCTCGAATTTTTTTGAAACTCGACTTGTATTACTAATTTCTTCTCTGAGGTTCTGTTCTTTCTTGTGAAGATTTGACGAAAGAAAGGATTCTGTTATAGATCTAACGCTGTCTACGAAAATCAATAAACTCATTTCGATACAGATGCCATATTTTGCAGATATTTTTCTCCctaatgatttataataataaaaatggtgtcTCTGCAAGTTAATATattttacctatatacatatccaGAGTTTGTTTTATCTGTATTACACTTTATAGCGAAAGCTTGGAAGAATCAAAGATATAATTCAAATATTACATAATTTCCCGTATGAAGACAAGTAGGcctacaacaagaacaacaacgataGTTTACGAACGAGAAGAAAGCCTTCTCTGCAATTTAGTATATCTATAATCTTCGTCGACTGGTAATATGACACGGTGAATAGCCTTGAGATACGCTCGATGAGAACTTTCGAATGACTTAAAGAAGTCACGCGATATTTGATTGCCATGGTCACAACATGTCAACAGAAGGAAGACGGTATAAATCCGACATGCTattgatatatggatatgtttaagTATTATTCTTCAAAGGTACATTTCTGACGAGGAATAAACTCTGGATCAGTTATGAATGAAGGCAAAGTAAATGAAAAGCATTATCACTCTTTATTGTAAAAATGATAGGTGTGGCCACTGTAAAATTAAagtgattaacacacacacacactcgtctagcaatcttgccgaCCCGcgtcaccaatatatatatatatgtatatatatatatatatatatatatatatatatatatatatatatatatatatgtgtgtgtgtgtgtgtgtgtgagtgtgttttagaGAAAAGGTGTGAGTTATGTGGCGAGTGTTTTCCCTTTGTCGAGAAAAATGGTTTGCTCAGCGGAAAATAAGTTCTGAAGAAAATCACGGGGGAACTTGTGCATGACTTAACTTCAACACTCAGTGGGGAAAGTCAAAGTAATGAGCAAAAGCAGAACCAAATAATATCCAGTAATGGCCCACCAGTAATATACATTGTAGCAAAAGTAGATTTATTAAAAATGAAATCGTGATGTTTGTCTTGTGTCAAAAGGGAAGTAATAGAAACTGACGTTAATTTATGTTTATTGAACATACGTGATAATTACATATTAAGTGCTAACAAAAGTAATCGCCTTTATGTAAAATAGTAAATCTATGAAATTAAAAATTAATTTCGTTCTTTTCAGGAAGTGGCGATATTCACTCTATTGTCTAGTTGGCAACCGATGAGGTAAGCTATGActatttgtgatttttattttcctgGTTTCCTTTCCCATTATCATTCGCCATATTCAAATATACACTGAAGAAACACACCATAATGTATCACGCAGATTAACAAGGGATAAAGGGACAGAGCTTAAAATAACCTCGGGTTTGTTCAAAGATGGAGCGCTGTGAGATTTCAGATGTAGATACATAAATGGATGATCTACTCGATGTTGTGAGATTtcagatgtagatacatatatagttggATAATTTACTCGATGTTGTTATATCTACCCAATGCAAAACAAGCATTCCACTCATTTACTTGTGATAACGAGTTCCATACCATAAACAGCAGTCAGTATAGGAAAATAGGACAAAaagaacattttatttttttagacagTAAAGTATATGGAAAGGGTGCAACATATACATAccttgcataaatatttatacttatCTACTCTATTGGAGGCATGgtagaatgaacagagaatgcgTTTCTTGTGGTGCCAAAGTCTCCTGTTCCATCAGGAAGAACTTGAGAAACCAATGCTTTTGTCGTGATAATCGACACATTTCTAGTAAATGCCTTTGCTTCACTATACTCTATAGCATCGAAAGGGTTTCCTTCATTTCCTGTCACTCCTTCAACAATGTTTTGTTTCTCGCGTACATGCATTGACTCATCTACACATgttttatctatctcatttttgGATACCTCGCTGTTCGTCTGGGCTACGGCTTCTGTGCTAGAGGTCGCACTAGGAATTCCCATCACAGCAATGGTTTCACCCCTGGGCGAAGTATGACTATCTGTCTTCAAGAAGTTTGAACTTCTACATGGATTTGGAATCTCTGGAGAGGTTTCTCTCCTTCGGGATCGGTCCTCCACTCGCCGTCTGAGCCAACGACAGAAAATACAGGATGTTAGACGCAGGTCAATCCAAGCACGTTGCCTTATTTCGGAAGACAACAGAATATACCCAAGTGTGATGATGGTCTGCGATGAACTGACGACAATTTTATATTTGTTCAAGTTGGTAATCTCAGAACACTTTTCAAGTGCTAAAAAAACCGAGCTAACAAAAACCGTGGCCATAAtgacaacaaagacaaagaagttGGCTAAGACTGATACCAGGGACTTGGTTTGCTGGTCACTCTGGAAATTCCTCTTGCGTAAGATATGCAGAATGTGACAATAAAAGTAGAAGCCTGCAACTAAGCAAGGCATTACTGTGTTAATCCTCCATGAAGGACCTTTGGCGGGCATTTTCAAACAATTAAACAAGTGCCTTCCTGGCACGATGAGGTGTTCCATAGCCTTGGCAGCAGTGACAATAGTAATCCCAACCAAGGTAGCTCGCAGAAGGACAGTATGACTGCGCCCTCGCATGTGTAAAGGAAACAGTGTATAGGTATCTAATAAACGCCATAGCAGTATTGGTGTGTAAAATGAATAGCAATGTCGAGACTGGAATGAAAGTTATGATGTAGCAAATGAATTTATTGGATGGAACTGTATGGTTCAATATATCCCTATCAATGATACGAACAGCTAGAAGAAGAGGAACCACCAAGCTCTGGGCGAGTGCAAGACGATCGACGATTTTCGTCGATTTCCGTAAGAGTCTGAAGGTCCAGAGtgcaaaaatgatggtgataatattcaataataataataatggatacaaaaaatatatataataagactCATCTGCACAACTGAAAGTTGTGTTCCAATCTGCACGACCGTCATCCAGCATGGTATGAAGACAGGCTTATGGCTCAGTTCAGTAGTAAATATTTCCCTATAACTTGCCTAAATGtttcaaagataatgatattttatCCTCAGATGAGCAGAGTGTTTTGAGATGATGACAGTGAGCAGTATCTTTTAATGTTCACAAGGTGTCAAGTTCCACCGGACCCTGCTTCGATGTGCGTTGATATGGCTTCCAGAAATTCGACtctgaaatcaataaaaaagaaaaaaaaaattaacattgaTACTGGATAGGAGATAACATTGAGCAATTTGATTTAAATGTATGATTAATTTGAGTGATCTAAGATACcaataggaaaggaaggaatctGTTGCTTAAAAAAACATTACACAGCAAAAAATTGTTAGAACAAAAAAATTCCATAAGTATTCATGTTAAGATTCCTTTTCACAGTGGAGTGACTTGGCGGTATAGTAATTTTGcctccaaataaaaaaatatctatatctattcaagCATCACTCCATATACGTGCGGACGTGTAAGGTTGACCCAGTATTACAGGCTGATGCAACGCGATGGTTTAGCCAAGGGTAATGTTATGTAGttgcgtgtatgtacacacaaatatatatatatatatatatatatatatatatatatatatatacatatacatttatatatatatatatatatacatacatacatacgtacgtacatacatacatacatacatacatacatacatacatacatacatacatacacacacacacacacacacacacacatacacacacacacacacacacacacacacatatatatatatatatatatatatatatatatatatatatatatatatatatatatgtatatgtgtatctgcgcTATCGATCGATCGCGCTGCGCCATCGATGGATTCTGTCCACCTGTCTCCCTTTTACCTACCGTTTATCGCCATTTCCCTTCCGCTCCCTTCGCCATCAATAGCTTCAATTCTTATCCTCTTttatccccaccttccctcccctgcccctacccccgcccctcgctcgaccccctccccctaaaccacacacacacacacaaacacacacacacacacacacacacacacacacacacacacacacacacagacacacacacacacacacacatggatggaCGCTGATTAGTGAAATTACCGATTGCTTTCTACTGATTTGTCAAACAGCTCGTAACGTAAAAAAAATAGCACTGCTCCTTGTTCTAGTGTCCTTCTTTCATTCTATATATGGATGCAAACTGATATGTTTTCAGTAAACAGTTGGTGAAAAAAGGGCAACGATTGACTCCTACGATGCACGGAGGTCTGTAAACGATTGATAGTCAATTCCTCCCACGTCTTTATTTGTGTTTCGTTATTAATTCCCTTTTCAATCCTATGGCGT is a genomic window of Penaeus vannamei isolate JL-2024 chromosome 14, ASM4276789v1, whole genome shotgun sequence containing:
- the LOC113805295 gene encoding uncharacterized protein encodes the protein MRGRSHTVLLRATLVGITIVTAAKAMEHLIVPGRHLFNCLKMPAKGPSWRINTVMPCLVAGFYFYCHILHILRKRNFQSDQQTKSLVSVLANFFVFVVIMATVFVSSVFLALEKCSEITNLNKYKIVVSSSQTIITLGYILLSSEIRQRAWIDLRLTSCIFCRWLRRRVEDRSRRRETSPEIPNPCRSSNFLKTDSHTSPRGETIAVMGIPSATSSTEAVAQTNSEVSKNEIDKTCVDESMHVREKQNIVEGVTGNEGNPFDAIEYSEAKAFTRNVSIITTKALVSQVLPDGTGDFGTTRNAFSVHSTMPPIE